AGGAGCACAGGGCAGACCCTTCCCAAACGCTTGACCACTTGAACCACAAGAATGAAGCCTCAGAGGGCAGTCCTGGTAACTCAGCTTATATTCTACCCGTGCCAGCTTGCAGGCTGGaatgccttcagcagctgggcAATGGGGAGAGTGCCTGCAAAACACAGATCATCTTTGAGCACCTGGAGAACATCAAAGCTGGTGACGAAAGCGCAGCAGCCGCAGGGGACAGTCCTAAAGACAAAGTGGCCAGTAGAACTCAGGTGGTGTTGAAAGCCAGCATTTGGGAAGAGAAACTGAAGGATGTCCTGAGCCTCAGTGTGTTTCCTACCAGCAGCCCTGTCAGGCACAGGCGTGCAGAGAAGCTCCACCAGGGGAACGGCAGCGGTTCCAGGAACGATGTTAAAATAGAGTTCATGGAACTTGTGCAGTCATCAGCTGAAAGGAAGCAACCAAATACTGATGGGAAGCTCACTGCTGAGGACCTCCAGGCATCTGAAATTTGTCCTAGACTGGCTGAAAATCACCACAACTGCTCTTGCCCCTTGGACCAGGACATCCTGGAACATGAAGGTTTGAGTAGCAATAATTCATTTCCAGGTGAAGCAGGTGTGAAAGCAGAGGCTGATAAAGCTTCCCCTGAAACACCTTCAGTCCTGAACTCCAAAGTGCTTCCTGTCCCTAAGCCCAGGAAGCCACGAGCTGCTTGTCTGGTCCGTCAGGACGGCATAGACACCCCGGCAGAAGGAGCAAAGGAGCCACCCAACTCGGAGAGAGATTCCCTTGGGCACGGGGACCAGAGCTTTAAAAAGCCAGCAAAAATTCATGTCCTTGGGCAGAGTGTTTGTTACAACACCACCACAGAGGTGCTTCCTCCTGCAGAATGTGAGAACACtcagagcagtgcaggcagagTGCAGCAAGTGAAGGAACCTGCTCCGGAAGAGTCAGCCTCACAGAACGCTTTGCCTCAGCCGTCACACGCAGCTGCTGGCTCGGTGGAGAGTGTTGAGTGTTCCTTAGATGAGGACCATAATGTAGGTAACTCTGTGGATAAGCTGCCAGATGCCAGCAGAGTGCTGGATGCTGTGGACAAGAGGACTAGCTTTGTCAGGTGTGATGCTTTGTCCATGAGTCTGCCAAAGCAGCTCAGATTAACTGGCGCTCAGCACTCTCCTGCTTCCAGTAGCCTCCACCTTTCCCCGCCACAGCTGGAAGATAAAGAGATGAAAACGAAGGATGAAAGTTCTCCAAAAGTCATTCCTAAGAAACCCCAGAGGCACAGCCTTCCAGCTGCTGGCCTGCTGAAAAAGgctgcctcagcagagctggtggagaaGAGTTCTTACCCCTCTGCTGAGGACAAGCCGAGGACTGTCATGGACGGCTCCCGCTTCACCCatccagcaggcagggagcagattgctctgccctcctgccaccTACCCAAACGCTCTGCTGAGAAGCCTGTCTGGAAGTTGCCTCACCCTATTCTTCCATTCTCAGGGAATTCTGAATCACTGAAGACTCTCAATGTTGCTGTCAACTTCAACCACCTGACGGTGGTGACAAAGCCCAGGGCCAAGTCCCTCTCGTCCGTGGACATGGACAGGACGGACAAGCCTTGCAAAgaccagcagaagaaaaacagcttGAAAAAGTTTCTCAACATGAAACTGTCCGTTTGCTTGCTGAAAAGTGACTTCCAGAAGTTCCTCTCTAAGGGCAGCCAGTCAGTTGACAGTGCCATTGCCACCCTCTCCTCTGGGGATGGCTATGGAAGCGGGAGCAGCCGGAACGCCACACCTGCAGGCACTGAGAGGAAAGCAAAGTCTGCCAAGGCTCGTTCCATGGAAATAAGCAGCCCAGCCTCACagaaaaagaggcagaggaaCAGAAGCCAACCTGAACTGCGAAACACCCCAAGGCTGGAGGCTGCAGATGGCCATGGACCTTTGGGGGAGAGCGTGTGCCAGGCATGTGTGCCTACTGCGGGCAGCACCTGTGCCCCGGAGTACGAGAACGTGAGGCACTACGAAGAGATCCCCGAGTATGAGAACCTGCCCTTCGCCCTGGGGGTGAGGAGAGAGCTCTCTCTGGAGTGGCAGAACTCCAGCAGCCTGGAAGACCAGAGCCCTGCCTTCTATGAGGTAGAGGAACCTAGTGAAGCCACGAGCAGGAGTTTGAGACTTGGCAGGTAAGCTAAAGAGCAAAGGGAAGTCAAACAGCTTCAGTATGCTTCTGTTGGCCATGAGCATGGTTAGATGATgactggagaggctgcagcccttCTGTTACGTGTCAGCAGGactgctcacagaatcacagagtggtaggggctggaagggacctctgaatatCATTgagtcccctgccagagcaggttcacctaaagcaggtcacgCAGGGATGTGTCCAAGTGGGCCTTGAagactccagagacagagactccaccacctctctgggcaacctgttccaatgctctgccaccctcaaagtcttctcatgtttagatagaACTTCCCATATTCAAGTTCATgctcattacctcttgtcctgtcactggggaccccTGAGAACAGTCTGGCCTCACCTTGCTGACacccttagatatttgtaagcactgATCCCAtacctctcagcctcctctactccaagctaaccagccccagctctctcagccttcataTGAGAGGTGTTCCAATCCACTCAGCCTcagtggccctgtgctggactctacagtagttctttgtccttGAGCTGAGGTGCCCAGAAATGGTATGGAATTACCAGCACATGAAGGGTGGCTCCCAGGAGGGTGGAGACTCTCTTTgcacaaggagtcccatggaagggagaaggggtgcTGGgaagattcccattggactccagaagaaaatgtttcccattagcacagtcagacactggaatcatctcctaagggcagtggtggagtcccctccaTTGGGCAGTTTGGTGTTGAGTCAGCTCATTgcaactccaccatcacctagcaaggttggagcagatggtcCTTTcctggtcccttcccacctggcacTCTGCACTTTTGTGATCCTTCTGTATGCTTTTCCTGGTGTAAAAAGTTTGCCCTTGGCAGAGAATGAAAAGTGAGCTTCTTGTCCCTCATACTAGGAGGTTGGGAAACTGATTTGTATGCTTTTGCAGATTGAATGGAAGCAAACCAGATCAGTCATGTGTTTGTACCTAGGAATGCTTCAGTCGGGGAGAGAACATCACCACAGGCTCAGGGTGAGCTCAAAATAAGCATCAATAAAATGCAGAGCCTCTGGGTTTGTAGAGTGAAGGAGCAGATGACAGAGCTGGGAAAAGCAGACAGGTTTTGCACATGCAAATTCTTCATCAGGGCTTGGAAGCTTTTTGGGTATAACAAAAGCTGTTGCCTCTGATGAGGTTCCTgcatctccctctgctcccagcaaagCTAGCAGTGGTGCAGGAGGTCTGTGCGGCACACAGAGCATTACTGGGGCTTGGCAGCTctgtgggctgctgctgtgtttccttGTGGGAGGAGGTGGTGCAGGCAGATAACATCGGCAGGTTCAGAAAGGGCTCAGACTGGTTCCTGGCTATGTCCAAAACAGCTTTTAAGTGCAAAAGGCAGGAACAGATCATTTAACATCTGTAATGCTGTGActgtgg
The nucleotide sequence above comes from Indicator indicator isolate 239-I01 chromosome 14, UM_Iind_1.1, whole genome shotgun sequence. Encoded proteins:
- the FGD6 gene encoding FYVE, RhoGEF and PH domain-containing protein 6, producing MLKSLQQHCGGAEVVLWAGADSSLCFLSFLEIKKPPVAPKPKFVAGQKATPPPVAPKPEVVLAGVLQAARRSKPAIAPKPKVLKSSSVPEAKAPSPTRKSTNSFEEHRADPSQTLDHLNHKNEASEGSPGNSAYILPVPACRLECLQQLGNGESACKTQIIFEHLENIKAGDESAAAAGDSPKDKVASRTQVVLKASIWEEKLKDVLSLSVFPTSSPVRHRRAEKLHQGNGSGSRNDVKIEFMELVQSSAERKQPNTDGKLTAEDLQASEICPRLAENHHNCSCPLDQDILEHEGLSSNNSFPGEAGVKAEADKASPETPSVLNSKVLPVPKPRKPRAACLVRQDGIDTPAEGAKEPPNSERDSLGHGDQSFKKPAKIHVLGQSVCYNTTTEVLPPAECENTQSSAGRVQQVKEPAPEESASQNALPQPSHAAAGSVESVECSLDEDHNVGNSVDKLPDASRVLDAVDKRTSFVRCDALSMSLPKQLRLTGAQHSPASSSLHLSPPQLEDKEMKTKDESSPKVIPKKPQRHSLPAAGLLKKAASAELVEKSSYPSAEDKPRTVMDGSRFTHPAGREQIALPSCHLPKRSAEKPVWKLPHPILPFSGNSESLKTLNVAVNFNHLTVVTKPRAKSLSSVDMDRTDKPCKDQQKKNSLKKFLNMKLSVCLLKSDFQKFLSKGSQSVDSAIATLSSGDGYGSGSSRNATPAGTERKAKSAKARSMEISSPASQKKRQRNRSQPELRNTPRLEAADGHGPLGESVCQACVPTAGSTCAPEYENVRHYEEIPEYENLPFALGVRRELSLEWQNSSSLEDQSPAFYEVEEPSEATSRSLRLGRSLEEHHDHPSVVMGDLQSDEEDIMNSSDEDDDTNSDSSKGEPDPQDDKQGKAAGKKTKVYHIAKEIMSSEKVFVDVLKLLHIDFRDAVAHASRQLGKPVIEDRVLNQILYYLPQLYELNRDLLRELEERLAHWLDHQRIADIFVKKGPYLKMYSTYIKEFDKNIALLDEQCKKNAGFASVVKDFELSPRCASLALKHYLLKPVQRIPQYRLLLTDYLKNLLEESADYRDTQDALAVVIEVANHANDIMKQGDNFQKLMQIQYSLNGHHEIVQPGRVFLKEGTLMKLSRKVMQPRMFFLFNDALLYTTPVQSGMYKLNNMLSLAGMKVRKPTQEAYQNELNIESVERSFILSASSATERDEWLEAISKSIEDYTKKRITFNPSRSLEEAAPEKQEEDSPLGSKAPIWIPDTRATMCMICTSEFTLTWRRHHCRACGKIVCQACSSNKHGLDYMKNQPARVCDHCFRQLQKQDHQCTPKSGSPVNHRSPSSALSTVLHSIPSGRKQKKIPAALKEVSANTEDSTMSGYLHRSKGNKKPWKHLWFVIKNKVLYTYAASEDVAALESQPLLGFTVSEVKDENSESRVFHLLHKNTLFYIFKADDPHSAQKWIEAFQEGTIL